In Desertibacillus haloalkaliphilus, the sequence CCTGTGGAAGGACGATAAAGCGCATGTTTTGTCCACCTGTGAATCCTAAAGAGCGTGCGGCTTCAGTTTGTCCGTTATCGATGGACTGAATCCCTGCACGAATAATTTCTGAGAAATAAGCTCCTGCATTAATCGCTACTGTAATAATCCCTGCCGGTACTCGGTCAAGTGAAATGAATTCAAGTGTATTTAGCCCAAAATAAATGAAAAATAGCTGTACGATAAATGGCGTACCTCGAATGGCATTGACAAAAACGAGTGAAATAAAGTTCAAGATTTTAAATGGTGACAGGCGGAATAGCGCCACAATCAACCCGATGATAAAACCTAAAATGATAGCAACAACAAAGATATATAAAGTGGTTTGCAAACCATCCATTAAATACGGAAATGCATTAACAATCGTATCCATGTTTCTCCCTCCCTAATTCACATACGGT encodes:
- a CDS encoding amino acid ABC transporter permease, whose translation is MDTIVNAFPYLMDGLQTTLYIFVVAIILGFIIGLIVALFRLSPFKILNFISLVFVNAIRGTPFIVQLFFIYFGLNTLEFISLDRVPAGIITVAINAGAYFSEIIRAGIQSIDNGQTEAARSLGFTGGQNMRFIVLPQ